The following are encoded in a window of Mycolicibacterium tusciae JS617 genomic DNA:
- a CDS encoding glycosyltransferase gives MIPYAAPQRVSRTVRFEIVSTQTCAPCGLARFTAGLAEALSVDGSSVGWVADGPLNQADIAILQYEGGTTSDDVVDTVGGLRVPSIVVVHSVPKDPTPQQRSALESIAAAADHVVVMSEAARERLYLTYAVDRLKVTTIPHGATLPTAPRVKRPSRPTILTWGLLRPGKGIERVIDAMPSLRDVPGRPRYVIAGPMDPRVSVTEVEAYRDARLEQARDLGVADSVTFDPRYFDKSALAELIQQASVVVLPDDSTEQVSSGVLVDAFANGRPIVATAFPHAVELLGSGAGMVIDHDDPDALASTLRQIITQPRLAGSMAAQVRERAHEVSWPTVAAAYIELAQRLIAEHADRRRHGAETTGFRG, from the coding sequence ATGATTCCTTATGCTGCGCCGCAACGAGTTTCGCGCACGGTGCGCTTCGAGATCGTCAGCACCCAAACGTGCGCGCCATGCGGGCTCGCGAGGTTCACCGCTGGCCTGGCCGAGGCGTTGAGCGTCGATGGGTCCAGCGTCGGTTGGGTAGCGGACGGACCATTGAATCAGGCCGACATCGCGATTCTGCAGTACGAAGGTGGCACAACCAGCGACGATGTGGTCGACACCGTCGGCGGGTTGCGCGTCCCGTCGATCGTCGTCGTCCATTCGGTTCCGAAAGACCCGACACCACAACAACGTTCGGCGCTCGAGTCGATCGCGGCCGCCGCGGATCATGTGGTCGTGATGTCCGAGGCGGCGCGAGAACGGCTTTATCTCACCTACGCCGTCGACCGCCTGAAGGTCACCACGATCCCGCACGGCGCCACGTTGCCAACCGCCCCACGCGTCAAGCGACCGAGTAGGCCCACGATCTTGACCTGGGGCTTGCTGCGCCCGGGCAAGGGCATCGAAAGGGTCATCGACGCGATGCCTTCGCTCCGCGACGTCCCCGGTCGACCTCGCTACGTGATCGCAGGCCCGATGGATCCAAGGGTCTCGGTCACCGAGGTCGAGGCGTATCGCGATGCGCGCCTCGAACAGGCCCGTGATCTCGGCGTTGCCGATTCGGTGACATTCGACCCCCGCTACTTCGACAAGTCGGCGCTGGCCGAACTGATCCAGCAGGCGTCCGTGGTCGTGTTGCCCGACGACTCCACGGAGCAGGTGAGCTCCGGTGTGCTCGTCGACGCGTTCGCCAACGGCAGACCCATTGTGGCGACCGCGTTTCCGCACGCTGTCGAGCTGTTAGGCAGCGGAGCGGGCATGGTCATCGACCATGACGACCCCGACGCGCTCGCATCGACGCTGCGGCAGATCATCACGCAGCCACGACTTGCCGGCTCGATGGCGGCCCAGGTCCGAGAGCGGGCGCATGAGGTGTCGTGGCCGACGGTCGCCGCTGCCTATATCGAGCTGGCGCAGCGCCTCATCGCCGAGCATGCGGATAGGCGTCGTCACGGTGCTGAAACGACAGGATTCCGGGGTTGA
- a CDS encoding GAF and ANTAR domain-containing protein, whose product MSISEQLIAAVDGRRGVDAADRLCEACVVLLEVDAAAISLVFDGGNTGTLGSSSEHARTCDELQFLIGEGPCLESVARRAPVVVIDLADPDDARWPLYGPAMLDLQIRGVYAMPVVVAGEYVGALDLFCAQPGRLDDEQLTGAVVAAELAGVPLLDLLDDDLQAAIADPASTAWAELHTLSRAEVSQATGMLVAQLEIEPAEALVRLRAHAYSTGRSATDVARDILDRKLRLEAD is encoded by the coding sequence GTGTCGATTTCCGAGCAGCTCATCGCCGCTGTCGACGGCCGGCGGGGAGTGGATGCCGCCGACCGGCTGTGTGAGGCGTGCGTGGTGCTCCTCGAGGTCGACGCCGCGGCAATCTCCCTGGTGTTCGACGGCGGCAACACCGGAACGCTGGGATCCAGCAGTGAACATGCGCGCACGTGCGACGAACTGCAGTTCCTCATCGGCGAAGGCCCCTGTCTGGAATCGGTCGCCCGGCGCGCACCCGTGGTCGTCATCGATCTCGCCGATCCCGACGACGCGCGCTGGCCCCTCTACGGTCCGGCCATGCTCGACCTGCAGATTCGTGGCGTCTACGCGATGCCCGTCGTCGTCGCCGGTGAATACGTCGGGGCCCTCGACCTCTTCTGCGCCCAACCCGGCCGCTTGGACGACGAGCAGCTCACCGGCGCCGTCGTCGCCGCCGAACTGGCCGGCGTCCCGCTGCTCGACCTCCTCGATGATGACCTGCAAGCCGCCATCGCCGACCCCGCCAGCACGGCGTGGGCCGAGTTGCACACTTTGTCGCGCGCCGAGGTCAGCCAGGCCACCGGAATGCTCGTCGCGCAGCTCGAGATTGAGCCCGCCGAGGCGCTGGTCCGTCTGCGTGCCCACGCTTACTCGACCGGGCGCAGCGCCACCGACGTCGCCCGCGACATCCTCGATCGCAAACTCAGGCTCGAGGCCGACTGA
- a CDS encoding fatty acid desaturase family protein: MAIADVAAYAHLSDADVEALGRELDAIRSDVEESLGERDAAYIRRTIKFQRTLDVVARLIIACTRTKAGWLLGTASLAFAKSVENMEIGHNVGHGQWDWMNDPEIHSSTWEWDMVGVSSQWRYSHNYRHHVFSNVVGVDDDLGFGVIRMTRDEPWKPEHLVQPLRNLLLASIFEWGIGLHGIHSERDRLAPDEGKVTQARRAFAGKIARQSLKDYVFFPALSRSRWRRTLAANAAANLLRNLWAYVVIFCGHFPDGAEKFTPDVLDNETKANWYLRQMLGAANFKAGPLLAFSSGNLCYQIEHHLFPDLPSNRYRQIAVRVRALCDKYDLPYTTGSLVRQYLLVLRTIHKLALPDRFLHATSDDAPETASERKFRPDASTAATPAARTPAVSVPPPGEDAGGMTTSQRPAGNNGGPPLFG, encoded by the coding sequence ATGGCAATTGCCGATGTTGCCGCGTACGCGCACCTAAGCGACGCGGATGTCGAAGCGCTCGGTCGCGAGCTCGACGCCATCCGCAGCGATGTCGAGGAGTCCCTCGGTGAACGCGATGCGGCCTACATCCGGCGCACCATCAAGTTCCAACGAACTCTCGACGTCGTCGCGCGCTTGATCATCGCCTGCACCAGGACGAAGGCCGGCTGGCTGCTGGGCACCGCGTCGCTGGCTTTCGCGAAGAGCGTCGAGAACATGGAAATCGGCCACAACGTCGGCCACGGCCAATGGGATTGGATGAACGACCCGGAAATCCACTCGAGCACCTGGGAGTGGGACATGGTCGGCGTTTCGTCGCAGTGGAGGTACTCGCACAACTACCGCCACCACGTGTTCAGCAACGTCGTCGGCGTCGACGACGATCTGGGCTTCGGTGTGATCCGAATGACCCGAGACGAGCCGTGGAAGCCTGAGCATCTGGTGCAGCCCTTGCGTAATCTGTTGCTGGCCAGCATCTTCGAGTGGGGAATCGGCCTGCACGGTATCCATTCGGAGCGCGACCGGTTGGCACCGGATGAGGGCAAGGTCACCCAGGCCCGGCGCGCATTCGCCGGAAAGATCGCCCGGCAATCGCTCAAGGACTACGTGTTCTTCCCGGCGCTGAGCCGGTCTCGCTGGCGCAGAACCCTGGCCGCGAACGCGGCGGCCAACCTGCTGCGCAACCTGTGGGCCTACGTGGTGATCTTCTGCGGTCACTTCCCCGACGGCGCGGAGAAGTTCACGCCCGACGTCCTCGACAACGAAACCAAGGCCAACTGGTACCTGCGGCAGATGCTGGGAGCCGCCAACTTCAAAGCCGGCCCGCTGCTGGCATTCTCGAGCGGCAACCTGTGTTACCAGATCGAGCACCACCTGTTCCCGGATCTGCCGAGCAATCGCTACCGACAGATCGCCGTGCGCGTCCGGGCGCTGTGCGACAAGTACGATCTGCCCTACACCACCGGTTCGCTTGTGCGCCAATATCTTCTGGTGCTGCGAACCATTCACAAGCTGGCGCTCCCGGACCGGTTTCTGCACGCCACATCTGACGACGCACCCGAGACCGCATCGGAACGAAAGTTCCGGCCCGACGCATCGACCGCCGCGACGCCGGCCGCCAGGACCCCCGCCGTTTCCGTGCCTCCGCCCGGAGAGGACGCTGGAGGCATGACCACATCGCAGCGACCCGCGGGCAACAATGGCGGCCCGCCGCTGTTCGGTTAG
- a CDS encoding STAS domain-containing protein has product MTTAAAIVSVRGQIDGSNARNLTDYALVEAVCCRGLVLDLSGLKFFGTDGFSALHRISVRCADSDIGWMLVPSAAVARVLQICDPDGSLPVIDTVSAALANLRAQPSLRRPPAPFAFPPSSDRPIG; this is encoded by the coding sequence ATGACGACGGCTGCGGCCATTGTCAGCGTGCGTGGCCAGATCGACGGCTCAAACGCACGCAACCTCACCGACTACGCACTCGTGGAGGCGGTCTGTTGCCGCGGTTTGGTTCTTGACCTCAGCGGTCTGAAGTTCTTTGGCACCGACGGCTTCTCGGCGCTGCACAGGATCTCGGTTCGGTGCGCGGACTCCGACATTGGATGGATGTTGGTACCTAGTGCCGCGGTCGCCCGTGTACTACAGATCTGCGATCCGGACGGATCGCTGCCCGTCATCGACACCGTCAGCGCGGCATTGGCCAACCTTCGGGCGCAGCCCAGTCTCCGAAGGCCCCCAGCACCGTTTGCATTCCCGCCATCATCGGACCGCCCAATCGGGTAA
- a CDS encoding GAF and ANTAR domain-containing protein, translated as MTAIPRETRVLDAVVSLVDTLLEDFDVVDLLTELTERCAELLDVAAAGFLLADPLDRLRLLAATTEQARELELFQLQADEGPCVDCYSTGQPVSVANLNDEAGRWPQFVPAALDGGFVSVHAVPMRAAGIVLGALGLFGSDSGELNEADRLVAQTLAHIACVAILQEHAPTPSTVIPQLRAALASRVIVEQAKGFLREALDVSVDEAFRLLRSYARTNGEHLTDVARRLMTDRHARPVLVSAISEFVTPAT; from the coding sequence GTGACCGCAATACCTCGTGAAACCCGCGTTCTGGACGCGGTTGTTTCGCTCGTCGACACCCTCCTCGAGGATTTCGACGTCGTCGACCTGTTGACCGAACTCACCGAACGTTGTGCCGAGCTACTCGACGTCGCCGCAGCGGGCTTTCTGCTCGCCGACCCACTCGACCGGCTGCGCCTGCTGGCCGCCACCACCGAGCAGGCCCGAGAGCTGGAGCTCTTCCAACTGCAGGCCGACGAGGGGCCCTGCGTCGACTGCTACTCGACGGGCCAACCCGTTTCGGTCGCGAACCTGAACGACGAGGCCGGACGGTGGCCTCAGTTCGTCCCAGCCGCGCTCGACGGCGGCTTCGTCTCCGTGCACGCCGTGCCGATGCGCGCGGCCGGCATCGTGCTTGGCGCACTCGGTCTGTTCGGCTCCGATTCGGGCGAACTCAACGAGGCGGACCGCCTCGTCGCGCAGACCCTCGCGCACATCGCCTGCGTGGCGATCCTGCAGGAACACGCGCCAACGCCGTCGACAGTGATCCCGCAGCTGCGCGCCGCGCTCGCGAGCCGCGTCATCGTCGAGCAGGCCAAGGGGTTCCTGCGCGAGGCTCTCGACGTCTCGGTCGATGAGGCCTTCAGACTGCTGCGCTCCTACGCGCGCACCAACGGTGAGCATCTGACCGATGTCGCCCGACGGCTGATGACCGATCGGCATGCCCGTCCCGTGCTGGTCTCTGCCATCAGCGAATTCGTCACGCCGGCAACGTAA
- a CDS encoding GAF and ANTAR domain-containing protein: MAEWTKGDGSSRTSEQVNAEDANLKAGIRDLAGLVASNHKLPELLAEVAAYAVRAIPGADGAGVTLLRLDQPDNIVAALAASAQFVAEIDEIQYVTVREGPCITAALERRTVRSGSLGGEKMWPRFGPRVGRLGVHSALSLPLLLPDQVVGAINLYAHGKDVFDQHAAELGELFANPAAIAVHNAQVLDDALKLTARLQAALATRPVIDQAIGLIRGRTGRTVEDAFAHLRAISQAEHRKLADVAAQMVDEAARSARARHT, from the coding sequence ATGGCAGAGTGGACCAAAGGCGATGGCAGTTCGCGGACATCGGAGCAGGTCAACGCCGAAGACGCCAATCTGAAAGCCGGCATCCGCGACTTGGCGGGCCTGGTTGCGAGCAATCACAAATTGCCTGAATTACTGGCTGAGGTGGCCGCATACGCAGTGCGCGCGATACCCGGTGCCGACGGTGCCGGTGTGACGTTGCTGCGGCTCGATCAGCCAGACAACATCGTGGCGGCATTGGCGGCGAGCGCTCAGTTTGTCGCGGAGATAGACGAAATCCAGTACGTGACCGTCCGTGAGGGGCCGTGCATCACGGCGGCGCTGGAACGTCGCACAGTGCGTTCCGGGTCGTTGGGTGGGGAGAAGATGTGGCCGCGGTTCGGTCCGCGCGTCGGCAGGTTGGGTGTGCACAGCGCACTGTCGCTACCACTGCTGCTGCCAGATCAGGTGGTCGGAGCGATCAACTTGTACGCCCACGGCAAAGATGTATTCGATCAGCACGCAGCTGAACTCGGCGAATTGTTCGCCAATCCTGCGGCGATCGCTGTGCACAACGCACAGGTTCTGGATGACGCGTTAAAACTCACCGCGCGGCTGCAGGCGGCGCTGGCTACGCGCCCGGTGATCGATCAGGCGATCGGCCTCATCCGTGGACGTACAGGACGCACCGTCGAGGACGCGTTCGCCCACCTGCGGGCGATAAGCCAGGCAGAACATCGCAAGTTGGCTGATGTCGCTGCGCAAATGGTCGACGAAGCCGCGCGCAGCGCCCGCGCTCGACACACCTAA
- a CDS encoding SLC13 family permease, whose product MTTENPVKPTDVDKALLGSATYRSLGEQKLSPKEERFEKGRRTIGLFLAPLLTVAFLVLPLDIPREQQVLGAVLLGVIALWISEAIPIPIGGLLGVAVAVFLGVAPVDDVLGPFGSSTIFTFIGAFILAQAMLKHGLARRFAFRILSLKGVGSSTTGVILAFGAITCLLSAFVSNTATVAMLLPTAIGILSVIAKLLQKRGDVDADFDPQRLRVGSAIMLMLAYGASVGGLLTPVGSPPNLIGRGLIEEATGERISFGQWMVMAVPICLVMFALLALILLRLNKPEIKRIDGVSEYVAEEREKLGSLSRAEKNTLIAFAITVTLWILPGIVAVITGTESSTYEFVSDRLDEGVVAVFGAALLFLLPTDWKDREFTLRWSDAAEIDWGTIILFGCGIIFGSLISSTGLAETIGTSINDALGLSSIVPITIFAVILAIIVSETTSNTASAAVVVPIIIPVAVAAGVNPFVPALAATFAASFGFMLPVSTPQNAIVYGSGVVKITTMIRSGITFDIAGAILIVILLPIMVGLLGLGT is encoded by the coding sequence ATGACCACGGAGAACCCGGTCAAACCGACCGATGTCGACAAAGCGCTCCTCGGAAGTGCCACGTATCGAAGCCTCGGCGAGCAGAAGCTCTCGCCCAAAGAGGAGCGGTTCGAGAAAGGTCGACGCACGATCGGCCTTTTTCTTGCGCCACTGCTGACCGTCGCCTTCCTCGTCCTGCCCCTCGACATCCCCCGCGAGCAGCAGGTGCTCGGCGCGGTATTGCTCGGTGTCATCGCACTGTGGATCAGCGAGGCGATCCCCATTCCCATCGGCGGCTTACTGGGAGTGGCCGTCGCCGTCTTTCTCGGTGTCGCGCCGGTCGACGACGTCCTCGGCCCGTTCGGCTCCTCGACGATCTTCACGTTCATCGGCGCGTTCATCCTCGCGCAGGCGATGCTCAAACACGGCTTGGCGCGGCGGTTCGCGTTCCGGATCCTGTCGCTCAAGGGGGTGGGTAGTTCCACCACGGGTGTCATCCTGGCGTTCGGCGCGATCACCTGTCTGCTGTCCGCGTTCGTCTCGAACACCGCCACGGTGGCAATGCTGCTACCGACCGCGATCGGCATCCTGAGTGTCATCGCGAAGCTGTTGCAGAAGCGGGGCGACGTCGACGCGGACTTCGATCCGCAGCGGCTGCGGGTGGGCTCGGCGATCATGCTGATGCTGGCCTACGGCGCCAGTGTCGGCGGCCTGCTGACCCCAGTGGGCAGCCCGCCCAACCTGATTGGGCGCGGCCTCATCGAGGAGGCCACCGGCGAGCGGATCAGCTTCGGGCAGTGGATGGTGATGGCCGTCCCGATCTGCCTGGTCATGTTCGCGCTGCTGGCGCTGATCCTGCTGCGGCTGAACAAGCCGGAGATCAAGCGGATCGACGGGGTCTCGGAGTACGTCGCCGAGGAGCGCGAGAAGCTGGGCTCGCTGTCGAGGGCGGAGAAGAACACGCTCATCGCGTTCGCCATCACCGTGACATTGTGGATCCTGCCCGGCATCGTCGCGGTGATCACCGGCACCGAGTCCAGCACATACGAGTTCGTCAGCGACCGCCTCGACGAGGGCGTGGTCGCGGTGTTCGGCGCGGCGCTGCTGTTCCTGCTGCCCACCGACTGGAAAGACCGCGAGTTCACGCTGCGCTGGAGCGATGCCGCCGAGATCGACTGGGGCACAATCATTCTGTTCGGTTGCGGCATCATCTTCGGTTCGCTGATCAGCTCGACCGGGTTGGCCGAGACCATCGGCACATCCATCAACGACGCGCTGGGCCTGTCCAGCATCGTCCCCATCACGATCTTCGCGGTGATCCTGGCCATCATCGTCTCGGAGACGACGAGTAATACGGCGTCGGCTGCGGTGGTGGTGCCGATCATCATCCCGGTGGCGGTGGCTGCCGGCGTGAACCCCTTCGTCCCTGCGCTGGCGGCGACGTTCGCGGCCTCGTTCGGGTTCATGCTGCCGGTCTCCACGCCGCAGAACGCGATCGTCTACGGCTCCGGCGTCGTGAAGATCACGACGATGATCCGATCCGGGATCACCTTCGACATCGCGGGTGCGATTCTGATCGTCATCCTGCTGCCGATCATGGTGGGCCTGCTTGGGTTGGGTACATGA
- a CDS encoding N(5)-(carboxyethyl)ornithine synthase, with protein MTRSAEAQTLSLGILARSRKPNERRLPIHPAHFPRIADRLRRQIFLEQGYGSDFGATDDGLDEHVGGIRSREQLIAECDVILLPKVQSEDLAEFRPGQIVWGWPHCVQDSALTQIAIDSRLTLVAFEAMNHWKSDGGFGLHVFHKNNELAGYCSVLHAMASIGIAGIYGRRMRAAVIGFGSTARGAVHALNAHGIDDVRVLTNRDVAAVGSPIHSTQIIQMGPDPDAPDRIWADTPEGVVAVADLLADNDIVVNCVLQDPDAPLVFVTEKDLAAFTAGSLIVDVSCDVGMGFSWAEPTSFTQPVIQVANGIHYYAVDHSPSYLWDSATWEISEALLPHIDALLDGPATWDQTPTIARAIEIRDGVVLNPGILSFQHRDDAYPHARR; from the coding sequence ATGACAAGAAGCGCTGAGGCGCAAACGCTTTCACTTGGAATCCTGGCTCGCTCGCGCAAGCCGAATGAGCGCCGATTGCCGATTCACCCGGCACATTTTCCTAGGATTGCCGACCGGCTCCGGCGACAGATATTTCTCGAGCAAGGCTATGGCTCCGATTTCGGCGCCACGGACGATGGTCTGGACGAACACGTCGGCGGAATCCGGTCCCGGGAGCAACTGATCGCCGAGTGCGACGTCATTCTGTTGCCGAAAGTTCAGTCCGAAGACTTGGCTGAATTCAGGCCGGGCCAGATCGTATGGGGCTGGCCGCACTGCGTGCAGGATTCCGCGCTGACGCAAATCGCCATCGATTCGCGGTTGACGCTGGTCGCCTTCGAGGCGATGAATCACTGGAAGTCGGACGGCGGCTTCGGGCTGCACGTCTTTCACAAGAACAACGAGCTGGCGGGCTACTGCTCGGTCCTGCACGCCATGGCTTCCATCGGGATCGCCGGCATTTACGGCCGCCGTATGCGCGCTGCGGTCATCGGGTTCGGCTCTACCGCCCGCGGCGCGGTCCACGCGCTGAACGCCCATGGCATTGACGACGTCCGCGTATTGACCAACCGAGACGTTGCCGCCGTGGGGTCGCCGATCCACTCCACGCAGATCATCCAGATGGGGCCGGACCCGGACGCGCCCGACCGGATATGGGCGGACACCCCTGAGGGGGTTGTCGCGGTCGCCGATCTGCTCGCCGACAACGACATCGTCGTCAACTGTGTTCTCCAGGATCCCGACGCACCCCTGGTCTTCGTCACCGAGAAGGATCTGGCCGCCTTCACTGCGGGCAGCCTCATCGTCGACGTGTCCTGCGATGTAGGCATGGGCTTCAGCTGGGCCGAGCCGACGTCATTCACCCAGCCGGTCATCCAGGTGGCCAACGGCATCCATTACTACGCCGTCGACCACAGCCCGTCCTATCTGTGGGACTCGGCGACCTGGGAGATCAGCGAGGCGTTGTTGCCCCACATCGACGCGCTTCTCGACGGGCCGGCGACGTGGGATCAGACTCCGACGATCGCGCGGGCGATCGAGATCCGCGACGGTGTCGTGCTCAACCCCGGAATCCTGTCGTTTCAGCACCGTGACGACGCCTATCCGCATGCTCGGCGATGA
- a CDS encoding glycoside hydrolase family 130 protein, with protein sequence MTSVRAGLVTRSPLRLAADSTRVITRLFVPGQEGFEHQDSRAGVVLNRVLALDENEVRASLDDVVSRFDWRHRDLSDVFRTHARELADRLDAGPELSDTRMMLLGATFTSEYAIEGAALCNPSMVAHPDQRGTAAGSLRFVMSVRGIGEGHISSIGFRTGVIDATGGVTIDAAGPYATVGEVVPALLDAAVLRSELSRQHDAGEGADYVLDALGERFTRNDLDEQLDRLQKNRRTRGHASATISLIRTIADRTYGVEFAEGIPLCERILWPAMGAEAAGMEDARFVRFVDDDGSVTYYASYTAYSGTHISQQLLETKDFNSFTSTPMVGRAAANKGLALFPRRFRGQFAAMSRSDRESNSFAYSEYPYVWTESVPCQQPTQPWEALQLGNCGPPIETEAGWLVLTHGVGPMRTYRIGAILLDPENPSRIVAQLREPLLSPSADEQDGYVPNVVYSCGGIVHAGVLVVPYGIGDAAIGFATVPVSELLDAMSR encoded by the coding sequence ATGACTTCGGTGCGGGCTGGGCTCGTCACGCGCAGCCCGCTGCGACTCGCCGCCGACTCAACACGGGTCATCACCCGACTGTTCGTCCCCGGTCAGGAGGGTTTCGAGCATCAGGACTCCCGCGCCGGTGTGGTGCTGAACCGCGTCCTGGCGCTGGACGAGAACGAGGTCCGCGCGTCGCTGGACGATGTCGTCTCGCGCTTCGACTGGCGTCACCGCGACCTGAGCGACGTATTTCGCACTCATGCCCGTGAACTTGCCGATCGACTGGACGCGGGACCAGAACTGTCCGATACGCGAATGATGTTGCTAGGCGCCACGTTCACCAGCGAGTACGCAATCGAAGGGGCAGCCTTGTGCAACCCCAGCATGGTGGCTCACCCGGACCAGAGGGGAACCGCGGCCGGCAGCCTGCGATTCGTGATGAGTGTGCGGGGGATCGGGGAGGGGCACATATCGTCGATCGGATTCCGCACCGGTGTCATCGACGCGACAGGCGGGGTGACGATCGATGCTGCGGGTCCCTACGCCACCGTGGGCGAAGTGGTACCGGCTCTGCTGGACGCCGCGGTCCTGCGAAGTGAGCTCTCACGGCAGCACGATGCCGGGGAGGGCGCTGATTACGTCCTCGACGCGCTCGGCGAACGGTTCACCCGAAACGATCTCGACGAACAACTCGACAGACTTCAGAAGAACCGCAGGACGCGTGGTCATGCGTCAGCGACGATTTCGCTGATCCGGACAATCGCCGACCGGACCTACGGCGTCGAATTCGCCGAGGGCATACCGCTCTGTGAGCGGATTCTGTGGCCGGCGATGGGTGCGGAGGCCGCAGGCATGGAGGATGCGCGCTTCGTTCGGTTCGTCGACGACGACGGGTCGGTCACCTACTACGCGAGCTACACGGCGTACAGCGGAACGCACATCAGCCAGCAGCTGCTCGAGACCAAGGACTTCAATTCCTTCACCTCGACGCCGATGGTCGGGCGCGCCGCCGCCAACAAGGGTTTGGCGCTGTTTCCCCGCCGGTTCCGTGGCCAGTTCGCCGCCATGTCGAGGTCTGACCGCGAATCGAATTCGTTTGCGTACTCCGAATACCCGTATGTCTGGACGGAGTCCGTGCCCTGTCAGCAGCCGACTCAGCCGTGGGAGGCGCTGCAGCTCGGAAACTGCGGGCCGCCCATCGAGACCGAAGCGGGGTGGCTGGTCCTCACCCACGGCGTCGGTCCGATGCGGACGTACCGAATCGGTGCGATATTGCTCGACCCAGAGAATCCGTCACGGATAGTTGCGCAGCTTCGAGAGCCGCTGCTGAGCCCGAGTGCCGACGAGCAGGACGGCTACGTGCCCAACGTCGTCTACTCGTGCGGCGGGATCGTGCACGCCGGAGTACTGGTCGTGCCCTACGGAATCGGCGACGCGGCTATCGGTTTCGCGACCGTCCCGGTGTCCGAACTCCTCGACGCGATGAGCCGCTGA
- a CDS encoding tartrate dehydrogenase — MSVTAIQTIAVIPGDGIGPEVITSARAVLDAAAAKHGIELSYTDFDWSCERYSRDGSMMPADGIETLRGFDAILLGAVGWPGVPDHVSLWGLLIPIRRAFRQYVNLRPIKVFDGVESPLRAPGDVDFVVVRENVEGEYSEIGGRLNRGFPDEMAVQESVFTRVGVSRIADYAFALARSRNGYVTSATKSNGIVHTLPFWDEVVAERAEQFPDVRMDSEHIDALAAKFVLQPDRFDVVVGSNLFGDILSDLAAAVAGSIGIAPSGNLDPTKEYPSMFEPVHGSAPDIAGRGIANPIGAVWSAALMLEHLGHSAAADEVLGAMEATLAKPETRTGDLGGTASTAEVTEALVAQLG, encoded by the coding sequence ATGAGTGTGACGGCAATCCAGACAATAGCGGTGATCCCTGGCGACGGGATCGGGCCTGAGGTCATCACGTCGGCACGCGCGGTACTCGACGCGGCCGCCGCCAAACACGGAATCGAGTTGTCCTACACCGACTTCGACTGGTCGTGCGAGCGATACTCTCGCGACGGTTCGATGATGCCTGCCGACGGCATCGAGACCCTGCGCGGATTCGACGCGATTCTGCTGGGCGCGGTCGGCTGGCCGGGAGTACCCGACCATGTGTCTCTGTGGGGACTGCTGATCCCCATCCGGCGGGCGTTCCGCCAGTACGTCAACCTGCGCCCGATCAAGGTGTTCGACGGCGTCGAGAGCCCGCTGCGGGCACCCGGCGACGTCGACTTCGTGGTGGTGCGGGAGAACGTTGAGGGCGAGTACAGCGAGATCGGCGGGCGGCTCAACCGCGGGTTTCCCGACGAGATGGCAGTCCAGGAGTCGGTTTTCACCCGCGTCGGGGTGAGCAGGATCGCCGACTACGCGTTCGCGCTGGCTCGGTCGCGCAACGGTTACGTCACGTCGGCGACGAAATCGAACGGCATCGTGCATACGCTGCCGTTCTGGGACGAGGTGGTCGCCGAGCGCGCCGAACAGTTCCCCGACGTGCGGATGGACAGCGAACACATCGATGCACTGGCGGCCAAGTTCGTTCTCCAACCGGACCGCTTCGATGTCGTGGTGGGATCGAACCTGTTCGGCGACATCCTCTCTGACCTTGCTGCGGCAGTGGCGGGTTCGATCGGGATCGCGCCGTCGGGCAATCTGGATCCGACGAAGGAGTACCCGTCGATGTTCGAACCGGTGCACGGTTCGGCGCCCGACATCGCGGGCCGCGGGATTGCCAACCCGATCGGTGCGGTGTGGTCGGCGGCCTTGATGCTCGAACACCTGGGGCACTCCGCCGCAGCGGATGAAGTGTTGGGCGCGATGGAGGCGACGCTGGCGAAGCCGGAGACCCGCACCGGTGATCTGGGCGGGACCGCGTCGACGGCCGAGGTGACGGAGGCGCTCGTCGCCCAGTTGGGTTAG